The Thioalkalivibrio sulfidiphilus HL-EbGr7 genome includes the window TTCGCCGTGACCCTGGCCGCTCGCTTCGAGGCTGAGTTCCAGGCCCTGGTGCTTGCCCAGACCCAGCTGGCGCGGGCCGCGGCGCTGCCCTTTGCCACGGAGGTCAGCCTGCTGGCCGGCATGGAGCGCCGCCTCAGCACGGCCAGTCTGCAACGCAGCCTGGAGGGCCTGAGCGCCCGGCTCAACGCCATGATCACGGAGCTGACCGCGCCCGCACGGGTGCCCTGGTCCCTGGCACCGGCCGGCAAGTCCGCCTGGGAGGAACTGCTGCTGGAACTTGGGGAAGGCAGTCTGCTGGTGCTTGGCCATGACGGCCATCACCTGCCCGTCGCCGGCGGACCCGTCGAGGACGGCGTGTGTGTCCTCTACGACGACAGCCCCGCCGGTCATGCCGCCCTGGCCCTGGCCGATGCCCTGGACCGCCGGGCGACCCCGTTGCACGTCGCCTCCGGAGACGAACCTTCAGCGACGCGCGTGCTCGCGCGTCTTACATCCCTGCGGCCCCGCATCCTGATCCTGCCGGCGGCCTTCCTCGCCCAACACGCGGCCGCGCTGCGTCCGCTGCTGACACGCCTGGGATGCACGGTGCTGGTGGTCGGGTAGGTTGGGGTGAGCGAAGCGAACCCCAACAGGGCGTACGACGAAAATCAAAAGCGATTCTCTCGCGGAGGCGCAGAGACGCGGAGAAAGGCTATTGATCATAATTCTCCAGTGCCTCTGTGGCTCCGTGAGAGTATGGGTTTTGGGTTTGACTTCGAGGCTTCGGTTCAAAACGAAAGCCGGGTCCTCTCACGGGGGCACGGAGCCACGGAGGAAAGGCACTGGGTTCAAAAAATCGAAAATCCATTCTCTCGCAGAGGCGCAGAGGCGCGGAGAAAAAACCTTGATCAGAAAACCCCGTGTCTCTGTGGCTCCGTGAGAGTATGGGCTTTGGGTTTGGCTTCGAGGCCCAGGTTCAAAACAAAAGCCAGGCCCTCTCACGGAGACACTGAGCCACGGAGGAATGGTTTTTCATTTCAAAACCCCTGCGCCTCCGCGCCTCTGCGAGAGAACAGGTTTTAAAATCCAACCTACGGGACATCCTCTTTCCCCACCAGCGGCACGAAGACCACGGCCAGAATGCTGCGGGTCTTGAGTTCGCCGTCCTCGCCCTTGATGCCCAGGACCAGGTCCTGGCCGTACCAGCCGGTGTTCACCGGGATCACCATGCGTCCACCGGGGCGCAGCTGATCCACCAGGGCCTCGGGGATGTCCTCGGCGGCGGCGGTGACGATCACAGCGTCGAAGGGCGCCGCCTCGGGCCAGCCCAGGCGGCCATTGCCGGCGCGCACGTGGACGTTGCCGTAGCCCATCTCTTCGAGGCGGGTCTTTGCCTGCGCCGCCAGTTCCGGCACCACCTCGATGCTGTAGACCTCCCCGGCGAGCTCCCCCAGCAGGGCCGCCTGGTAGCCGGAGCCGGTGCCGATCTCCAGCACCCGGCTCTCTGGCGTGAGCTCCAGGAGCTGAGTCATCAACGCCACCACGTAGGGCTGGGAGATGGTCTGCCCGTAGCCGATGGACAGCGCCGTGTTCTCCCAGGCCATGTCCAGGCTGCGCTCCGGCACGAAGCGGTCCCGGGGCACCTGGCGGATGGCCTCCAGGATGCGCGGGTCCGGGGCGTCCAGGCCGGTACTGCCGGCGGTCTCGCGGAAGTCACGCTTGAGGGTGTCGATCAGGGCCTGGATGTATTTGCGGCGTTGTTCGTGCATGGGAGTGCCCCGCGTGTCTCCATCCTCTAAATGTAGCGCTTCGGGGCGGGATCGGTGCTGATATGGGAGGGAAAACCTGATCCTCTCACGGGGGCACGGAGCCACGGAGAAAAGGCTCCTTATTCAATCAACCTGAAATGCGATTCTCTCGCGGAGGCGCTGGGACGCGGGGAAAGGCATTTGATCAGAAAACCCCGCGCCTCCGCGCCTCTGCGAGAGGATGGGTTTTGTGCGGGAGAGAAAACCACAAAAACGATGTTCTCGCGGAGGCGCAGGGACGCAGAGAAAGGCGCTTGATCAGGAAACCCCGTGCCCCCGTGGCTCCGTGAGAGGACAGGGTGTTGTCCGGCTTCGGGACTTCATGGAAAACCTTATCTCTCGCAAAGCCGCGAAGGCGCCAAGAAAATCGATCAAAAGAATTTCTTAGCGTCTTTGCGTCTTCGCGAGAGACCGGGTTTGACCGAGATCAGCCCGATTCGGGCAGCTTCATGAGCAGGGTCTGGATCTGGTTGGCGTGCAGACGCTCGCGCACCTTATTCAGCTCTGCGGTGTCGCGGAAGGGGCCGACGCGCACCCGGTGCCAGGTGTCGGAATTGACCTGCACCCGCTGGATGTCCGCCTGCACGCCGAGCAGGGCCAGGCTGGCCTTCATGCGGTCGGCCTCCTGGAACTGGCGGAAGGAGCCGGCCTGGAGCATGTACACGCCGGGCTCCTCCACCCGCTGGGGCGCGGGGGCGGGCTCGCCGGGGCGGCTGGGGCGGGTCTCCGGTTCGGGGACCACCACTTCCAGCTCCGGCAGCATGGTGTAGAAGTCGAAGCGCGGGCGGGGCGGGGCCGGGATCTCCTCGGCCTGCGGGCGGCGTACGTCCCGGGTCTCCCGCGGGGCGGGGGCCGGTGCCGGGGTCGCCGCCACCCGGGGTTCGGCGGGGGCGCTGTCGCGGCCGTCCAGGTAGACCAGGAAGGCGGCGAACAGGCCCACGGTCAGGCCCGCCACACCCCACACCCAGCCGGGCACACCGCTGGACTTCTTCTTGCGACTACGGCTGGTGGAATGCTTGTAGTCCCGGGTGGCCATCACATCTCCTGGGGTGCGGAGACCCCCAGCAGGCCCAGGCCGTTGGCGATCACCTGGCGTACTGCCAGGATCAGGCTCAGGCGCGCGTCACGGATCGCCGGCTCGTCCACCAGGAACTGGTGGGCGTTGTAGTAGGTGTGGAAGTCGTTGGCCAGCTCGCGCAGGTAGTTGGCGATCTGGTGCGGTTCCTCCACCAGGGCTGCGGCCTCGATGACTTCCGGGAAGCGCGCCAGTGTCGCCAGGATCTCCTGCTCGTGGGACTCGGTGAGCAGGGACAGCTTGGCCTCGCCGTGGGACGGGTCATGTTTCAGGCCCTTGGCCTCCATCTGGCGCAGCACACTGCACACCCGGGCGTGGGCGTACTGGATGTAGTAGACCGGGTTGTCGGCGGACTGGGACTTGGCCAGGTCCAGGTCGAAGTCCAGGTGCTGCTCGCAGCGGCGCATCACGTAGAAGAAGCGCGCCGCGTCCTTGCCCACCTCCTCGCGCAGCTCCCGCAGGGTGACGAAGGAGCCGGAGCGGGTAGACATCTGCACCCGCTCGCCGCCCCGGTAGAGGATGGCGAACTGCACCAGCAGCACGTCCAGGCGGGTCTCGTCCTCGCCCAGCGCCTTCAAGGCCGCCTTCACACGGGGCACGTAGCCGTGGTGGTCGGCGCCCCAGACATCGATGACCCGGTCATAGCCCCGTTCCATCTTGTCCATGTGGTAGGCGATGTCCGAGGCGAAGTAGGTGGTCTGGCCGTTGTCCCGCTGCACCACCCGGTCCTTCTCGTCGCCGAAGTCGGTGGAACGGAACCACAGGGCGCCGTCCTTCTCGTACAGGTGTCCGGCCTCGCGCAGGCGCTCGATGGCCAGGTTCACGGCACCCTTGTCGGTGAGCGAGCGCTCCGAGTACCAGGTGTCGTAGGTGACGCCGAACTCGGCCAGGTCGTCCCGGATGTCGTCCAGGATCACGTTCAGGCCCAGTTCGAACACGAAGCGGTAGTGGTTGTCGCCGAGCAGTTCCTTGGCCCGGGCGATCATGGCGTCGATGTACTCCTCCTTGTCGCCGCCGTCCGGTTCGTCCGGGGGCAGGCCGTCGAGGATCTCGGCCGCCTCGCGCTTGTAATGGTCGCCGTGCTCCCGATGCAGGGTGGCGGCGATGTCGTAGACGTAGTCGCCCCGGTAGGCGTTGGTGGGGAACGGCAGTTCCACGCCCGTCAGTTCCAGGTAGCGAAGCCACACGCTGGTGCCCAGGATGTCCATCTGCCGGCCGGCGTCGTTGACGTAGTACTCCCGGTGCACGTCGAAGCCCACCGCCTCCAGCAGGTCCGCCACCGCCGCGCCGTAGGCGGCGCCGCGCCCGTGGCCCACGTGCAGGGGGCCGGTGGGGTTGGCGGAGACGAATTCCACCTGGACCTTCTTGCCCGCGCCCAGCTGGCTCCGGCCATAGCGCTCGCCCTGCTCGCGGATGGTGGCGATCACGGACAGCTTCGCCTGCTCGCCCAGGAACAGGTTGATGAAGCCGGGGCCGGCGATCTCGGTGCGCGCCACCAGGCCGGAGGCCGGCAGGCGGGCGACGATGGCCTCGGCCACGTCCCGGGGCTTCTTCCTGGCCGGCTTGGCCAGCTGCAGGGCCACGTTGGTGGCGAAATCGCCGTGGGCCTTGTCCTTGGTGCGTGTCACCTGCACGTCCACGGCGGTGTCCCCGGGCAGGGTGCCGTCCTGACGGAGTGCATCGATGGCCTGTTCAATGAGCGCCTGGAGCTGGTCTTTCAAAGTGGGAGGGTCCGGCAGAGGTGGATGGGGGAGATCGAAACGCCAATTCTAGCGGTTTGGGGCCTGGCGCCCAAGGGGACACTTGGAAGTACGAAGGGTGAATTGGGAAGTGCGAAGTGAACGGCCTTTTCTTCCCACTTCCCAATTCACCCTTCGTACTTCATTCGAGGTAGGAGTCCATCACCTGCCAGGTGATGTTGCCGTACGCCACCTCGTACTGGAGCAGCATCTGCCCCCGGATGTGGCCGTCCTCGAAGATGGCCAGCACCCAGCGGTCGTTGAGCACGTGGATGCCGTCGGGCAGGAAGTGCATGGTGCCGCCCAGGACCGGCTCGTGGGGGATCAGCTCCGGCTGGTTCAGCAGCTCGTCGCGCAGGCGCTCGGCGGGGTTGGTGATCCCCAGGCGGTTCAGGCGGCGCACCTGGGCATTGGTCAGGCCCACGTCGGCGCGTACCT containing:
- a CDS encoding protein-L-isoaspartate(D-aspartate) O-methyltransferase, coding for MHEQRRKYIQALIDTLKRDFRETAGSTGLDAPDPRILEAIRQVPRDRFVPERSLDMAWENTALSIGYGQTISQPYVVALMTQLLELTPESRVLEIGTGSGYQAALLGELAGEVYSIEVVPELAAQAKTRLEEMGYGNVHVRAGNGRLGWPEAAPFDAVIVTAAAEDIPEALVDQLRPGGRMVIPVNTGWYGQDLVLGIKGEDGELKTRSILAVVFVPLVGKEDVP
- a CDS encoding SPOR domain-containing protein translates to MATRDYKHSTSRSRKKKSSGVPGWVWGVAGLTVGLFAAFLVYLDGRDSAPAEPRVAATPAPAPAPRETRDVRRPQAEEIPAPPRPRFDFYTMLPELEVVVPEPETRPSRPGEPAPAPQRVEEPGVYMLQAGSFRQFQEADRMKASLALLGVQADIQRVQVNSDTWHRVRVGPFRDTAELNKVRERLHANQIQTLLMKLPESG
- the argS gene encoding arginine--tRNA ligase, with protein sequence MKDQLQALIEQAIDALRQDGTLPGDTAVDVQVTRTKDKAHGDFATNVALQLAKPARKKPRDVAEAIVARLPASGLVARTEIAGPGFINLFLGEQAKLSVIATIREQGERYGRSQLGAGKKVQVEFVSANPTGPLHVGHGRGAAYGAAVADLLEAVGFDVHREYYVNDAGRQMDILGTSVWLRYLELTGVELPFPTNAYRGDYVYDIAATLHREHGDHYKREAAEILDGLPPDEPDGGDKEEYIDAMIARAKELLGDNHYRFVFELGLNVILDDIRDDLAEFGVTYDTWYSERSLTDKGAVNLAIERLREAGHLYEKDGALWFRSTDFGDEKDRVVQRDNGQTTYFASDIAYHMDKMERGYDRVIDVWGADHHGYVPRVKAALKALGEDETRLDVLLVQFAILYRGGERVQMSTRSGSFVTLRELREEVGKDAARFFYVMRRCEQHLDFDLDLAKSQSADNPVYYIQYAHARVCSVLRQMEAKGLKHDPSHGEAKLSLLTESHEQEILATLARFPEVIEAAALVEEPHQIANYLRELANDFHTYYNAHQFLVDEPAIRDARLSLILAVRQVIANGLGLLGVSAPQEM